A DNA window from Phragmites australis chromosome 11, lpPhrAust1.1, whole genome shotgun sequence contains the following coding sequences:
- the LOC133885312 gene encoding probable xyloglucan glycosyltransferase 7, giving the protein MAPSWWGREGRGGGGGTPVVVKMENPNWSISEVEASAAEVTPGSPAGGGKAGRGKNARQITWVLLLKAHRVAGRLTGAASAALAVAAAARRRVAVGRTDTDAAPGESTALRTRFYGCIRVFLLLSVLLLAVEVAAYLQGWHLEVEMPGLIAVDGLFAAAYAGWMRARLEYLAPPLQFLTNACVVLFLIQSIDRLVLCLGCFWIRLKGIKPVPPAAGKEDVEAGAEDFPLVLVQIPMCNEREVYQQSIGAVCSLDWPRSNFLVQVLDDSDDATTSALIKEEVEKWQREGVRIIYRHRVIRDGYKAGNLKSAMNCSYVKDYEFVVIFDADFQPQADFLKLTVPHFKGKDDVGLVQARWSFVNKDENLLTRLQNINLCFHFEVEQQVNGTFLNFFGFNGTAGVWRIKALEDSGGWLERTTVEDMDIAVRAHLKGWKFLFLNDVECQCELPESYEAYRKQQHRWHSGPMQLFRLCFVDIIKSKIGFWKKCNLIFLFFLLRKLILPFYSFTLFCVILPMTMFVPEAELPAWVVCYIPATMSILNILPAPKSFPFIVPYLLFENTMSVTKFNAMISGLFQLGSAYEWVVTKKSGRSSEGDLVALVEKHSKQQRVGSAPNLDALTKEGSNPKKDSKKKKHNRIYRKELALSFLLLTAAARSLLSAQGIHFYFLLFQGVSFLVVGLDLIGEQVE; this is encoded by the exons ATGGCGCCGTCGTGgtgggggagggaggggaggggcggcggcggcgggacgcCGGTGGTGGTGAAGATGGAGAACCCGAACTGGTCCATCTCCGAGGTGGAGGCTTCGGCGGCGGAGGTGACGCCGGGGTCGCCGGCGGGCGGCGGCAAGGCGGGGAGAGGCAAGAACGCGCGGCAGATCACATGGGTGCTGCTGCTCAAGGCGCACCGCGTGGCTGGGCGGCTCACGGGGGCGGCCTCCGCcgcgctcgccgtcgccgccgccgcgcgccggaGGGTGGCTGTGGGGCGGACAGACACCGACGCGGCCCCGGGGGAGAGCACGGCGCTGCGGACGCGTTTCTACGGCTGCATCCGGGTCTTCCTGTTGCTGTCCGTGCTGCTGCTCGCCGTCGAGGTGGCGGCCTACCTCCAGGGATGGCACCTCGAGGTGGAGATGCCGGGGCTCATCGCCGTGGACGGGCTCTTCGCCGCCGCCTACGCGGGGTGGATGCGCGCCCGCCTCGAGTACCTCGCGCCGCCGCTGCAGTTCCTGACCAACGCCTGCGTCGTCCTCTTCTTGATCCAGAGCATCGACCGGCTCGTCCTTTGCCTCGGCTGCTTCTGGATCAGGCTCAAGGGCATCAAGCCCGTGCCCCCGGCCGCCGGCAAGGAGGACGTCGAGGCCGGCGCCGAGGACTTCCCCCTGGTGCTCGTGCAGATTCCCATGTGCAATGAGAGGGAG GTGTACCAGCAATCCATCGGTGCAGTTTGCAGCCTGGACTGGCCAAGGTCGAACTTTCTGGTCCAGGTGTTGGACGATTCTGATGATGCTACCACTTCAGCACttatcaaggaggaggtggagaaaTGGCAACGGGAGGGTGTGCGCATAATATACCGGCACCGTGTGATTCGGGATGGCTACAAGGCTGGAAACCTGAAATCAGCCATGAATTGCAGTTATGTGAAAGATTATGAGTTTGTTGTCATCTTTGATGCCGACTTCCAACCACAAGCGGATTTCCTGAAGCTTACCGTGCCTCATTTCAAG GGAAAGGATGATGTCGGGTTGGTTCAGGCAAGATGGTCTTTTGTAAACAAGGATGAGAACTTGCTGACCAGACTTCAGAACATAAATCTTTGCTTCCACTTTGAGGTGGAGCAGCAGGTCAATGGGACGTTCCTCAACTTCTTCGGGTTCAATGGCACTGCAGGAGTGTGGAGAATTAAGGCGCTTGAGGATTCTGGAGGATGGTTGGAGAGGACTACAGTGGAGGATATGGACATAGCTGTTCGAGCGCATCTCAAGGGATGGAAGTTTCTCTTCCTGAATGATGTTGAG TGTCAATGTGAGTTGCCAGAATCATATGAAGCGTACAGAAAGCAGCAACACCGGTGGCACTCAGGTCCCATGCAATTGTTTAGGCTCTGCTTTGTGGACATTATAAAATCTAAG ATTGGATTCTGGAAGAAGTGCAATCTGatattccttttcttcctcctccgcaaGCTCATCTTACCCTTCTATTCATTCACCCTTTTCTGCGTCATCCTTCCCATGACAATGTTTGTTCCTGAAGCTGAACTTCCTGCATGGGTTGTATGCTACATTCCAGCAACAATGTCCATTCTCAACATCCTTCCAGCCCCGAAATCCTTCCCATTCATTGTTCCATACCTTCTGTTTGAGAACACCATGTCTGTTACCAAGTTCAATGCCATGATTTCTGGCCTGTTCCAGCTTGGGAGTGCCTACGAGTGGGTCGTCACCAAGAAATCAGGCCGTTCTTCCGAGGGCGATCTTGTTGCCCTTGTTGAGAAACACTCTAAGCAACAAAGAGTAGGTTCGGCGCCCAATCTCGATGCGCTAACAAAGGAGGGGTCAAATCCTAAAAAGgactccaagaagaagaagcacaaTAGGATCTACAGGAAGGAACTTGCACTTTCCTTCCTTCTGTTAACAGCAGCAGCCCGCAGTTTACTGTCTGCCCAGGGCATCCATTTCTACTTCCTTCTGTTCCAAGGGGTCTCGTTCTTGGTTGTTGGTCTCGACCTAATTGGCGAGCAAGTGGAGTGA